In Blautia wexlerae DSM 19850, a single window of DNA contains:
- a CDS encoding MBL fold metallo-hydrolase has protein sequence MKNLELQKCILGPVYTNCYLLKNKETGELIIVDPADCPEKIEMKISRMNGKPVAILLTHGHFDHILAAQAVKEKYNIPIYACRQEEEMLREPSINMTVHYGQGCSIVPDVFLEDLDVIRLAGFSVQMIHTPGHTKGSCCYYLKDEGVLFSGDTVFYGSVGRTDFPGGSTAEIVRSLHKLVDSLPEETEVFPGHDASTTIGYEKRYNPFV, from the coding sequence ATGAAGAATTTAGAATTACAGAAATGTATATTAGGACCTGTATATACAAATTGCTATCTCCTTAAGAATAAAGAAACCGGAGAACTGATCATTGTTGATCCCGCAGATTGTCCGGAGAAGATTGAAATGAAGATTTCCCGGATGAATGGAAAACCGGTGGCGATTCTTCTTACCCATGGACATTTTGACCACATTCTGGCTGCACAGGCAGTAAAGGAGAAATATAATATTCCGATTTATGCCTGTCGTCAGGAAGAGGAGATGCTCCGCGAACCTTCGATCAATATGACTGTACATTATGGACAGGGATGTTCTATTGTGCCGGATGTATTTCTGGAGGATCTGGATGTTATCAGACTGGCGGGATTTTCCGTTCAGATGATCCATACACCGGGACATACCAAAGGAAGCTGCTGTTATTATCTGAAAGATGAAGGTGTATTGTTCAGCGGTGATACAGTGTTCTATGGCTCTGTTGGAAGAACGGATTTTCCGGGTGGAAGTACAGCAGAAATTGTGAGAAGTCTCCATAAACTGGTAGATTCGCTTCCTGAAGAGACCGAGGTTTTCCCCGGACATGATGCATCTACCACTATTGGTTATGAAAAGAGGTATAATCCATTTGTGTAA